One Roseimicrobium gellanilyticum DNA window includes the following coding sequences:
- a CDS encoding ExbD/TolR family protein, with amino-acid sequence MKLRSPIPQKKARLEIIPLIDIMFFLLASFMLVSLTMAKQQTIKVSLPTATTAKTDFKPDMINLAVDASGNYFMDTNRMTLPDLEKALFEKFRANAETPVYISGDANARHGSMVQVLDTVRRVGFQKVAFQTKAPDIAKATGAPATPAAPGAASPAAPAPASSAAPAPAPTPAPAPAQ; translated from the coding sequence ATGAAGCTACGCTCTCCCATTCCCCAGAAGAAGGCGCGACTGGAGATCATTCCGTTGATCGACATCATGTTCTTCCTGCTTGCCTCGTTCATGCTCGTCAGCCTGACGATGGCCAAGCAACAGACCATCAAGGTCTCCCTGCCCACTGCCACCACGGCCAAGACGGATTTCAAGCCGGATATGATCAATCTCGCGGTGGATGCCAGTGGCAACTACTTCATGGACACCAATCGCATGACACTGCCGGACTTGGAAAAAGCGTTGTTCGAGAAGTTCCGGGCCAATGCCGAGACGCCCGTGTACATCAGCGGTGATGCCAATGCCCGTCATGGTTCCATGGTCCAGGTTCTCGATACTGTGCGTCGCGTCGGCTTCCAGAAGGTGGCTTTCCAGACCAAGGCTCCTGACATAGCAAAGGCTACGGGTGCTCCTGCAACGCCTGCTGCTCCCGGTGCTGCCTCCCCGGCCGCCCCAGCCCCCGCATCATCAGCGGCTCCCGCTCCTGCTCCTACACCAGCACCCGCACCTGCCCAGTAA
- the hisS gene encoding histidine--tRNA ligase, producing the protein MPTFQTVKGFRDFLPEDCARRNYIFARWREVAARHGFVEYEGPTLESTDLYRKKSGQEITEQLFCFTTKGEEEVSMRPEVTPTLARMAAAKQRDYPKPMKWFQVGPCYRYERQQRGRLREFYQYNVDILGESSPAADAELVAFAIESLRVFALEPGDFVIRLSDRRLWADFAAKFSLDEEKNAAFLQVIDKMERAPEAVTDQKLQALGISLAQVKEFIASVDENHPTFAPLRENLSARGLWQYVKIDPGIVRGLAYYTGTVFEAFDVKHGLRAIAGGGRYDNLVGLLSDGSVNLPACGFAMGDVVLGELIKVTPAAQAAMDQWMRNAAALDVYVIIADETQRSNALGIVQRLRQAGLRTDYSFTAQKVGKQFQAADNAKARFSVVVGAEYPTLTLQNMRTRFKSEVAVDALEQKLGEALAEPETGTLLA; encoded by the coding sequence ATGCCCACCTTCCAGACAGTCAAAGGCTTCCGCGATTTCCTCCCCGAGGATTGCGCACGTCGCAACTACATCTTCGCCCGCTGGCGTGAAGTCGCTGCGCGTCATGGCTTTGTGGAGTACGAGGGTCCCACATTGGAAAGCACGGACCTGTATCGCAAGAAGAGCGGCCAGGAGATCACTGAGCAGCTCTTCTGCTTCACCACCAAGGGTGAAGAGGAAGTCTCCATGCGCCCCGAGGTGACCCCCACCCTCGCACGCATGGCGGCGGCGAAGCAGCGCGACTACCCGAAGCCCATGAAGTGGTTCCAGGTTGGCCCGTGCTACCGCTATGAGCGGCAGCAGCGCGGACGCCTGCGCGAGTTTTATCAGTACAACGTCGACATCCTCGGCGAGTCTTCCCCCGCCGCGGATGCCGAGTTGGTGGCTTTCGCTATCGAGAGCCTGCGGGTCTTTGCGCTGGAGCCCGGTGATTTTGTAATCCGCTTGAGCGACCGCCGACTGTGGGCGGACTTTGCGGCCAAGTTCTCGCTCGACGAAGAGAAGAACGCCGCATTCCTTCAGGTCATCGACAAGATGGAACGTGCCCCCGAGGCCGTGACGGATCAGAAGCTTCAAGCACTGGGCATTTCTCTGGCGCAGGTGAAGGAGTTCATTGCTTCGGTGGATGAGAATCACCCCACGTTCGCACCGCTGCGCGAGAATCTCTCCGCGCGTGGGCTCTGGCAGTACGTGAAGATCGACCCGGGTATCGTGCGGGGCCTTGCCTACTACACCGGCACCGTGTTCGAAGCGTTCGATGTGAAGCATGGTCTGCGTGCCATCGCCGGTGGTGGTCGCTATGACAACCTTGTGGGCCTTCTCAGCGACGGCTCCGTGAATCTCCCTGCTTGTGGCTTCGCCATGGGTGACGTGGTGCTTGGCGAGCTCATCAAGGTCACGCCGGCAGCACAAGCTGCCATGGACCAGTGGATGCGGAATGCCGCTGCGCTGGACGTCTATGTCATCATCGCGGACGAAACCCAACGCAGCAATGCGCTTGGCATCGTACAGCGCCTCCGCCAGGCTGGCCTGCGCACGGACTACAGCTTCACCGCCCAGAAAGTGGGCAAGCAATTCCAGGCGGCTGACAATGCGAAAGCACGCTTCTCCGTGGTCGTGGGGGCTGAGTATCCCACGCTCACGCTGCAGAACATGCGCACCCGCTTCAAGAGCGAGGTGGCAGTAGATGCGCTGGAGCAGAAGCTCGGTGAAGCGCTGGCAGAGCCGGAAACGGGGACGTTGCTAGCGTAG